One genomic window of Paenibacillus xylanilyticus includes the following:
- a CDS encoding sugar ABC transporter ATP-binding protein, which translates to MTTAPILLQMEHIHKQFAGVPALKDVDFSVKGGEIHALLGANGAGKSTLMKILSGAYQLDQGQIRLNDQHLRLNSPGDAKANGIHCVYQEVDAALVPQLTAAENIMLDQLASPVGGWWKSPRKLQQRALEALKELGADIAVQKKVADLTLAEKQMILLARILIQDAKVIIFDEPTAPLSQEETDAFFRIVHLLKERGVACIFITHRLAEVTGHCDRVTVMRDGQHVFTGEARGLTVNDLVTQMLGKPFEEEFPKTEAPIGEVIFEARGLHRGIKVKGVDLSVRRGEVLAVVGLVGAGKTECSRLLIGADQLEKGDIRLNDKPLRFAQPADSAASGIVSVPEERRKQGILIQENVERNLSLPLLGRLSTFGFVSRKKERENAESLVQQLGIKTSSVRQEVKYLSGGNQQKVAIGKWLNADADVFIFDEPTKGVDIGAKSDIFRIINELALAGKAVIYFTCELDEGLGIGDRIAVMCEGKIVKEFKRGETNQEQLLYYASGGQEVQV; encoded by the coding sequence ATGACAACTGCACCGATTTTGCTTCAAATGGAACATATTCATAAGCAGTTTGCAGGCGTTCCTGCGCTGAAAGACGTTGATTTCTCTGTAAAAGGTGGAGAGATTCATGCCTTGCTTGGCGCCAATGGAGCAGGAAAAAGTACCTTGATGAAAATTCTGTCGGGTGCCTACCAACTGGATCAGGGCCAGATTCGTTTAAATGATCAGCATTTACGTCTAAATTCACCGGGGGACGCTAAGGCAAACGGGATTCATTGTGTCTATCAGGAGGTCGATGCTGCACTGGTACCGCAGCTGACGGCTGCTGAGAACATAATGCTGGACCAGCTGGCTTCTCCGGTTGGTGGATGGTGGAAAAGCCCGCGTAAGCTGCAGCAGCGTGCTCTTGAGGCACTCAAAGAATTGGGAGCAGACATTGCCGTTCAGAAAAAGGTAGCAGACCTTACACTTGCAGAGAAACAGATGATTCTGCTGGCACGTATCCTGATTCAGGATGCCAAGGTCATTATATTTGATGAACCGACGGCTCCGCTGAGCCAGGAAGAAACCGATGCCTTTTTCCGAATTGTTCATCTGTTAAAAGAACGGGGAGTAGCTTGCATTTTTATAACCCACCGGCTTGCTGAGGTGACTGGACATTGTGATCGAGTGACCGTCATGAGAGACGGGCAGCATGTATTTACGGGTGAGGCGCGTGGACTAACTGTCAATGATCTGGTCACACAAATGCTGGGCAAGCCATTCGAAGAGGAATTTCCGAAGACGGAAGCACCTATAGGCGAAGTAATCTTTGAAGCACGTGGACTGCACCGGGGGATCAAGGTCAAGGGGGTTGATTTGTCTGTACGCCGTGGTGAGGTGCTGGCTGTTGTCGGTCTGGTCGGTGCGGGCAAAACGGAATGCTCCCGTCTTCTGATTGGAGCAGATCAGCTGGAAAAAGGGGATATTCGTTTAAACGATAAACCGCTTCGGTTCGCTCAGCCCGCGGATTCTGCAGCTTCAGGCATCGTTTCCGTACCCGAGGAACGTCGCAAGCAGGGGATTCTCATTCAGGAAAATGTGGAACGGAATCTGAGCCTGCCCTTGCTCGGGCGTCTTAGTACATTCGGATTCGTGAGTCGCAAGAAGGAGCGGGAGAACGCGGAATCACTGGTTCAACAGCTTGGCATTAAAACATCTTCGGTACGTCAGGAAGTGAAGTATCTGAGCGGAGGTAACCAGCAGAAGGTAGCTATTGGCAAATGGCTGAATGCGGACGCTGATGTCTTTATATTTGATGAACCTACCAAGGGTGTGGATATTGGAGCCAAAAGTGACATCTTCCGTATCATTAACGAGCTGGCTTTGGCAGGCAAGGCAGTTATCTATTTCACATGTGAGCTGGACGAGGGGCTTGGTATAGGAGACCGCATTGCAGTGATGTGTGAAGGGAAAATCGTAAAAGAATTCAAGCGTGGCGAGACTAACCAAGAACAGCTGCTATACTATGCAAGCGGTGGACAAGAGGTGCAGGTATGA